A genomic segment from Ptychodera flava strain L36383 chromosome 19, AS_Pfla_20210202, whole genome shotgun sequence encodes:
- the LOC139118618 gene encoding UDP-glucuronosyltransferase 2A3-like, translating into MPARSNFIYFAKLGEHLANAGHEVTLLLGHYNDLDKIAHVKKLLKFEKYNTVMNKTLFEKFDKDYYEKAVSGKASLADWVASFGKTTLEDCKVILENDELFKNFRKANFDIVVFNTFTPCGALIAQKLSLPYVAFCTTRPDSPVYTFHTRIPSPLSYIPTVKSCLTTKMTFLERLQNMMMYAVALYYFDFVTLKPYQMLKTQHNIKPESPMYNFLADAEIVLFGVDWASDIPRPLMPNTVFIGCMLCQEPKALSNEWQEFVNSADDGIVVFSLGSYATPGVAIEIAEIIAAALARLPQKVAMRYEGKPPKNLGTNTKLAQWIPQNDLLGHPRTKAFVTHAGMNGVAEAIFHGVPIVGIPLWSDQFDNMARMTEKGMAVTLTMATLTSNELYEAVKNVIEDPSYKENAARLSRIQRDIPMSTGEAAVFWIEHVIKHGGQHLRAEALNLNIIQYFSLDVIAFLLVILILFIFLFVKAMSLFCRFLCKKTGKEKVN; encoded by the exons ATGCCCGCAAGAAGCAACTTTATATACTTTGCAAAACTGGGCGAACATCTTGCCAACGCCGGACACGAGGTCACCTTACTTCTAGGTCACTACAACGACCTCGACAAGATCGCCCATGTCAAGAAACTCTTGAAATTCGAGAAGTACAACACTGTCATGAACAAGACTTTGTTCGAAAAATTTGACAAGGATTACTACGAGAAGGCTGTGTCTGGAAAGGCGAGCCTGGCTGACTGGGTGGCTTCATTTGGCAAGACCACTTTAGAGGATTGCAAAGTCATCCTTGAAAATGACGAGTTGTTCAAAAATTTTCGCAAAGCAAATTTTGATATCGTTGTTTTCAACACATTCACGCCCTGTGGAGCTCTTATCGCACAGAAACTTTCACTACCCTATGTTGCTTTCTGTACAACGAGACCCGATTCACCCGTTTACACTTTTCACACTCGGATCCCCTCCCCGCTTTCCTATATTCCGACTGTAAAGTCGTGTCTGACTACAAAAATGACCTTTCTTGAACGACTGCAAAACATGATGATGTATGCCGTCGCTCTCTACTACTTTGACTTTGTAACACTCAAGCCTTACCAAATGCTCAAAACTCAACACAATATTAAGCCTGAGTCACCGATGTACAATTTCTTGGCCGATGCTGAAATCGTGTTATTTGGAGTCGACTGGGCGAGTGATATCCCTCGCCCCCTTATGCCGAATACGGTGTTCATTGGTTGTATGCTTTGCCAAGAGCCTAAAGCCCTCAGCAAC GAGTGGCAAGAGTTTGTGAACTCCGCAGATGATGGAATTGTCGTGTTTTCCCTTGGGTCATATGCCACTCCGGGAGTAGCCATCGAAATAGCTGAAATAATCGCTGCAGCCCTTGCTCGACTGCCCCAAAAGGTGGCTATGCGATATGAGGGAAAGCCTCCGAAGAATCTTGGTACAAATACAAAGCTGGCGCAATGGATCCCCCAAAACGATTTACTAG GACATCCTAGGACCAAGGCCTTTGTAACCCACGCTGGTATGAATGGAGTTGCAGAAGCCATTTTTCACGGCGTGCCAATAGTTGGAATTCCTCTTTGGTCGGATCAGTTCGACAATATGGCAAGAATGACAGAGAAAGGCATGGCTGTAACACTGACAATGGCGACTTTGACCTCGAACGAGCTCTACGAAGCTGTGAAAAATGTTATTGAGGATCCCAG TTACAAAGAAAACGCAGCGCGTCTATCCCGCATCCAACGAGACATACCCATGTCGACAGGGGAGGCGGCGGTCTTCTGGATAGAACATGTCATCAAACATGGCGGACAACATCTGCGAGCTGAAGCGCTCAACCTCAatatcattcagtatttttcacTTGACGTTATCGCCTTCTTGTTGGTTATTTTGATCTTGTTTATCTTCCTGTTTGTCAAGGCAATGTCATTGTTCTGTCGATTTCTTTGCAAAAAGACAGGGAAAGAGAAAGTCAACTGA